The genomic window GAGATTTCCGCCAACTTCGCGCTGCGGCGGTTGAAGACCCAGACTGTACTGCCGATCGACACCATCACCGCGTAGGCCGCCTTGCCGGCTGCCCGACTTCCACGGCGATCTCAGCCCAACCTTAGCGCCTCGCGCGTCGGCGCGGCGATTAGGTCGGTGCGCGTGACGATGCCGACAATGCGTCCGCTCTCCAGCACCGGGATGGCATCGACATCCCCATCCGCCATCATCGGGAGCAGCGCGGAGGTGACCGGCAAAGAGGCGCCCACACGCGATCGGGGGCGGACACGAGTTCGCCAGCCCCCCTTGAGACGGGCCCCTTCGTGCCGCAAGCTGTTCTCGACTGCCCCGAAAGGAGGATCCCCCGATGGTCGAGCACGCCCGGACGTTCGCGATGGTTGCCACGGTTCTTGCCCTGGGCGCCTGTGCCCAGGGCCCGCAGATACAACCGCTGACCAAGGGCTTTGTCGAGGGCAGCTTTACCGCGAGCGATGCGGCCGTGGGGGCATGCAGGGCCAAGCTGGCGGCGGAAACCTCGGGCAAGCTGAAGGTCGTGGGATCGCAATCCACGGGCGCAAGAAGCTCGGTCTACATGCGGATCGGTCCAAGCGGCGCCCCGTGGCGATGCCGGGTGGGCTCGGATGGGAGCAATCCGACCGTCGGATTCATGGGGTATGGCGGGATGGCCTAACGTCAGCGAGCGACAAAATTCTGTTTCCTAGGTCAGGCTGAGAACTGGCGCACCCAAAGTCGGATCGAGGCGATGTCGACGAAGCCGAAGAGAAGTTCTGCTGCCGATCATGTGCAGAGCATCCGGCGCGCTAGCTACGGGTTTAGGAAGGCACCGAAATTCCGACATTTTGCCGAGCTTGCCGCCAACGATGTCGAGCCCGAAAAGCATGGCTGTCAAACGGAAGAGCTACGGCGCCGAGTTGAAGGCGAAGGTGCTGCTTGAGGCCCTTCATGGTGAGCGGGCAGTCGCTGAACTGGTGGCAAACCGTGGCGCGCATCAAAGCCTGATCAACACACGGACGCGACAGTCGCCCGCGGCCCTGTCCTGCCCCCTATCGGGCGGGGCCGAGGCGAAGGCGGCCGAGTTCGAGACACAGCCCCCCAAGACCGGTTAGCTCGGGGTGGAGGAAGATTTCTTGGCCAAGGCCTCCGGACGGCGAGCGTGTCCCGGAGGAGAGAGCTGATCGTGCGAGGGCTCCCTGCGGCTTGGCTTCACCCCGCAGGCTGCGGGGCCTGCGTGCCCAAGGCGCGCCTACCCGGTTTCTCTCGCAGCATGAGCATCGCAGGGGTCACCACGAGGGTGAGCACCGTGGCAATCACCAGCCCGCCGGCGATCGCGCTCGACAGTTCCGTCCAATACTGTGTCGAGGGCGCGCCGAAGACGATCTCTCGGTCGATGAAGTTGATGTTCATCCCCAGCACCATCGGCATCAGGCCGAGCGCCGTGGTGACGGAGGTGAGCACCACCGGGCGCAGGCGTTGCGCGCCGGTCCGCAGTGCGGCTTCGAGCGGCGAAAGCCCGGTCCGGCGCAGGTCATTGTAGGCATCGATCAGCACGATGTTGTTGTTCACCACGATGCCTGCGAGCGCGATCACCCCGACGCCGCCCATGACGATGCCGAAGGGGCGCCCGGTGACGACCAGCCCTAGCAGCACCCCGCCGATCGAGAAGACGATCGCGCTCATCACCACGGCGGACTGGTAGATGCTGTTGAACTGCACCACGAGGATCAGGAACATCAGCACGATGGCGGCAACGAAGGCGAGCGCAAGGAAGATCATCGATTCCTGCTGATCCTCGGCTTCGCCGGCGAAGTCGTAACTGGCGCTCTCGGGCAGCTCCGCCCTGTCGAGCTCGGCGCGCAGGGCGGTGACCTGATCGTTGACCAAAAGCCCGGGCGCGACGTTCGCCTCGATTGTGGTGACGCGTTTTTCGTCGATCCGGCGGATGACACCGACGCGCTCGACTGGCTCGAAGGTCACGAAGTTCGAGATCGGCACGAGACCCGCCGAGGTCGGCACACGCAGGTTCGTCAGTTCCGACAGCGAGCGGGAGTCGTTGGGGAAGCGCACGCGCACGTCGAGCTCGCCGTCGGCGTCCGGCGGCCGGTAGTCGGTCACGGTGATGCCCTGGGTGAGCAGCTGCACCGCCTGGCCGAGCAGGCTGACGTCGGCCCCGAAGCGCGCGGCCTCGGCGCGATCGACGTTGATCGCCACCTCGACCCCGGGCAGAGGTCGGGTGTCGGTGACGTCCGTGAAGCCGCCGACACGTTCCATCGCGGCCAGGACGGCATCCACCGAGGCGCTCTGTTCCGAGGTGTCGCTCGCCGAGACCCTGAGGTTCACCGGCTTGCCGCTCGAGGGTCCGCCGCTCTCGGTCTCGACCTGCACGTCGATGCCGGCAATATCGGCCATCTTGTCACGGATTTCGGCGCCGATCTCGTCGGCGGTCCGGCGCTCCTGCCAGTCCACGAGGTCAAGCTGAAGCGTGCCGATCACGTCCTCCTCGCCGCCTCCGGCGCTCATGGTCGAGCGGGCATAGACGCTCTCGATGCCCTCGGTGCCGACAAGCCGGTCTTCGACCTTGCGCACCAGATCGTCGCGCTCGTAGATTGACAGGTTGTCACGGGCGCGCACCTGCACCTGCATGAACTCGGGCTCGACCGACGGGAAGAACGAGATGCCGCGCCCGAACTGGCCGTAGAGCGCAAAGCCGCCGAGCAGCAGCGCCAGCGCCAGGACGATGGTCGTCCAGGGGCGCAGGATGGCGCGTTCGAGCAGTCGCACATACGCCCCGGTGAGCCCACCGATCTGCCGCGGGTCGCCGCGTTCGGCCGCGTGCAGCGCCGCCTTGGCGCGCGCGGTCTGCGGCTGGTTGCGGCCGATCATGCCGCCGAGCACCGGAATGAAGATCAGCGCCATGAAGAGCGAGGCCCCGAGCGTCAGGATGACCGTGATCGGCAGGTACTTCATGAACTGCCCGATGAGGCCGGTCCAGAACAGCAGCGGGAAGAACACCGAAAGGGTGGTGGCGGTCGAGGCGATGATCGGCCAGGCCATGCGTTTGGCGGCATGGGCGTAGGCGGCCTTGGGGCTGTCGCCCTCCTGCAGGCGGCGGTCTGCGAGTTCGACCGTGACGATGGCGCCGTCGACCAGCATGCCCACCACGAGGATCAGCGCGAAGAGCACGACGATGTTCATCGTGTAACCCATCGCCCAGATGATCGCGACACCGGCAAGAAAGGCGCCGGGAATCGACAGGCCGACAAGGATCGCCGAGCGGAAACCGAGCGCAAAGACGATGACGATCATCACCAGCATGATGGCGGCCATGACGTTTGCCTCGAGGTCCGAAAGCAGCGTCTTCACCTGCTCGGACTGATCCTGGAGGTAGGTCACGCGCAGGCTGTCCGGCCAGTCGGCGCTCATCTCGTCGATGACCTCTTTGGTGGCTGCGACCGTGTCGATGATGTTGGCCCCAGAGCGCTTGGTGACCTCGAGTGCGAGCGAGGGCTGGCCATCAATGCGCGCATAGCCGGTGGGGTCCTCGAACGTGCGGCGCACCGTGGCGACATCGCCGAAGGTGACGACCGTGGTGCCGTCGACCTTGACCGGCATGTCCATCACATCCTCGAGATCCTCGATAAGGCCTGGCACCTTCAGCACGATGCGCCCGCCGCCGGTCTCGATGGCGCCCGCCGCGATCAGCTGGTTGTTGCGCTGGAGCTGGCTGGTCAGGCTCTCGAAGCTGAGGTTGTAGGTCTGAAAGACCGTGGGATCGATCAGCACCTCGAGGAATTCCTCGCGCGCGCCGCCGATGTCCACCTCGAGCACGCCGGGCAGGGCCTCGAGCTTGTCCTGCACCGCCTCGGCGATGTCGTTCAGCGTCCGCTCGGGCAGGGGGCCGGACAGCACGGCGGTGATGATCGGGAAGAGCGCGGTGTTGATCTCGGTGACGTTGAGCGTGGTCGCGTCCTCGGGCAGGTCGCTCTGCACCGTGTCGGCGGCCTCACGTACCTTGTCGAGCGCCTCGTCGATGTCGCCGCCGGCGGCGAATTCGAGCTGCACGCTGGCAAAGCCCTCGGTGGCCTCGGCCGACATCTTCTCGAGCCCCTCGATGGCGCCGAACTCGGCCTCCATAGGCTCGATGAGCAGCCGCTCTGCATCCGAGGGGCTGATACCGTCGAGCGTCGTACTGACGTAGACGAGCGGCAGGGGAACCTCGGGGTTCGCCTCCTTGGGGATCGAGACATAGGCCACGGCGCCGAAGGCGAGGATCATCCCCAGCAGGATCATCACCGCGCGGCCGCGGGAGAAGGCGGCGTCGATCAGGCTGTTCATGGGGTATCCTCGGCGACATCGAGCGGCAGGGCGGCGGTGGCGGCGGAGCCTTGCCCTGTGCCTTCCTCCCGCTCGGCTCGGACGTCCTCGCCGTCGCGCACGAAGCCTTGTCCAAGGGTGATGAGCGTCGCTTCGTCGTCGAGCCCGGTGACCCAGACGCTGTCGATCTCGGTCTTCACGATCTGGACCGGGTGGAAGACGACGCGCCCGTCCTCGACGGTCTTCAGCCCGATCTGACCGGCCTCGTCGAGCGAGATGATCGAAGGAACGACGCGATGCGCCTTGGCCTCGCCGGTGGGGATGGTGACCTGCGCCGAGATGCCCGCGGGCACCTCGCCGCCGGGGTTGGCGACCTCGATCTCTGTCAGGAACGTGCGGGTCTCGGCGGCCGCGGCGGCACCGACGAAGCTGACGCGCCCCTCGCGGGTCTGGCCGGTGATGAAACTGACCTCGGCGCTCTGTCCCTCGCGGATCCGGCTCAAGGCCTGCTGCGGCACCTGGATGGCAACGGTGAGCGGATCGTTGTCCACGATGCGCGAGATGGTGGCACCGGCCTGCACGTATTCGCCCTCGCTGGCAGGCAGCGCCTCGATGCGCCCCGCGAAGGGGGCTTCGACGACAAGGTTGCCGATGGCCTCCTCGGCGCTTGCCACGTCGGCCTCGGCGACGGCCAGCGCGGCGCGGGCGTCGGACAGCCGGTCGTTGGTGGCGACGCCGCGCTCGAAAAGCTGCGCGGCATTGTCGAATTCCCGCCGGGCATTGGTGCGCTGTTCCTTGGCCTGGGCAAACGCGGCCTCGGCGCGGGTCGCGTCCAGGCGGGCGAGGATGTCTCCCGGTTCCACCCGGTCGCCCTTGGAGAAGGGCACCTCGATCACCGTGCCCGCGGTCTCGGCGATCACCTCGGTGTCACGGTCGGGCAGCGCCTGACCCTCGGCGCGGTAGCTCAGCGTGACCGGCTCCGCCTGCGAGGGGCGGACCCTCACCGAGGGTGGCAGCGGCTCCTTGGCGGCGGCCTCGTTCTTTGGCTCGGCACCGGGGAAGAGGAAGCCGCTGCCCATCCAGGCGACGAGGGCCCCCACCAGCGCGATGGCGATCCAGAACGGCCGCGAGGAGCCGCGGTCGGTTTCGAACTGCAGCGCCGGTCCTCGGGGCGCGGCGTCGGGGCGGTCGGTCATGCTGGTGCACCTTCGCTCATGAGGGCGTGATCGGAACTCGGTCTGCGCGCCTTTACATACCGACCGTCGGTCTGTAATCAAGGGCGCAGATGACGGAGAACGTAATCGTGACCGCCAAACGTTCCAGAATGACCGCAGGGGACCGCCGCACGGCGATCCTGGATGTCGCGGCCGAGCTACTGTCCACTCACCCGTGGGAAGAGGTGACCGTGGCCCTTCTTCTCGAGGGGGCAGGGATCTCCAAGGGCGGCTTCTACCACCACTTCACCTCGAAGGAGGACGTGCTCGAAGCGCTTTTGCTGCGGTTCACCGACGCGTGCACCGCAGCAGGCCAGGCGGTCCACGAGCGGAGTCCAGGCGGCGCGGTCGCGCGCTTCACCGCCTATCTCGGGGGCACGACCCGCTGGGAACTCGACCATGCCGAAAAGATCATGGCGGTGATCCGTATCGCGATGATGGCCGGGAACGAGTCGATCTTTCTCAAGCTCGAGGAGGAATCCCGGCAGCGGGCCACGCCGCTGTTGCGACGGCTCGTCGCCGATGGCGTCCGGGAAAGGGCCTTCGACGTGATCGACATCGACATGACCGTGAGCTTGCTGCAGCACACGTGGCGAATGCGCTGGGTGGTCCTTGCGCAGGCGCGCCAGCTCTGCGTGGAGGGCGACGTCGCCGGGGGATGGGCGATGCTCGAGGACCGGCTGAGCCTCGAGGAGCGGATGACCAATCGGCTGCTTGGGTGCTCCGCGGTGGCGCCAGTGCGCATGCCCGAGTCCGAGGAATTCAGGGGGTTCTTGACGTCCGGCTGACGCCGTGGCGTGCCGCGTGCCTCACCGAAGGGTGGGACGTGCGCGGGACCCGGTCTACCGCGCCAGCAGCCTCCTCGAGCCGCTGAGACAGCACAGCGTCCGCCCTGTGCCGCGGGCGACCAGCGTCAGGCCGGCGTCCAGAGCGATGCGCAGCGCGTAGTCGGTTGCGGCGCTCGGGGCGACCAGCGCCGTGGCGCCGATCGCGATGGTCTTCTGCACCATCTCCGTCGACACGCGCGACGAGATGATCACCGCGCCTTCCGCCGGGTTGAGGTCGCCCCGGCACAGCGCACCGGCCAGCTTGTCGAGCGCGTTGTGCCTGCCCACGTCTTCGCGGGCCAACACGATGCCGCGGCCCGGCAGCAGGAAGCCCGCCGCATGGCAGGCGCGCGTGCGATCGTGCAAGGGCTGGTGCGCGCGGAGCCGCTCGGGCGCCGCGGCGAGTTCGTCCGGGTCGAAGCAGGGCCCGTCGGGTAAGGTCGGCAGGTCGCGCGCCACCTTGGCAAGGCTGTCTATGCCGCAGAGGCCGCAGCCCACCGGACCGATCGTGGCGCGCTGGCGCTTCATCACGCGGTGAGACGCCTCCGGCGCCAGCCACATGCGCGCCTCGAAGCCATTCGGGTGGTGCAGGATCTCGAGGTCGCGCAGCTCGCTCCGGTGGTGGAGGATACCCTCGGTCAACATGAACCCGAGCGCGAAGTCCTCCAGATCGTCGGGGGTCGCCATCATCACCGCGAGCGTGCTGCCGTCGCAGGTCAGCGCCACAGGGGCTTCTCCGATCTGCGGCGGCAGCGCAGGCCCCTCGCCGGTCAGGCTCTGGTGCAGGCTCACGCGACGATCCTCACAGGTGTGCCCTTGTAGGCGGGGGTCTGGGAATTTTTCTCGTGGTAGGTCAGCGGCACCAGCGGGTTGAGTTCGGGATAATAGCCCGCAATGCAGCCATCGGGAAGGTCGTAGGGGGTGATCCTGAAGTCCTCGACCCGCCGGGACACGCCCTCGTCGACGGCGGTGACCAGCGCCACCTTCTGCCCCTCGGAAAGACCGAGCCGCTCCATCTCGCGCCGGTTGATCATGACGATCTCGCGCCCGCCGCTCAGCCCGCGCAGCCGGTCGGAAAAGCCGTAGATCGTGGTGTTGAACTGGTCATTCGACCGCAGGGTGATCAGCGTCATCACCTCTTTGCCCGTCGGCGCCTCGCCAAGCGCCGAGAGCGTCGTGGGCTCGGTGAACCCGGCCTTGCCGCTCTCGGTGTGCCAGATGCGATCGCGAGCGGGATTTCCACGGTAGAAGCCGCCGGGCTGCATCAGCCGCTCGTTGAAGTCGGCAAAGTCGTCAGGGAAGGTCTGGGCGATCAGGTCGCGCAACAGATCGTAGTTTTCAGTCCATCCCTCCCAGTCCAGCTTCGGGTTCTCGGGCAGCGTCGCCTTGGCCATGCCCGCCACGATGGCGAGCTCGGAGCGCACCGTCTCCGACGGTGGCTCGGCCCCACCGAGCGAGCCGTAGATATGCGAAAAGGTATCCTC from Alloyangia pacifica includes these protein-coding regions:
- a CDS encoding CBS domain-containing protein → MPVTSALLPMMADGDVDAIPVLESGRIVGIVTRTDLIAAPTREALRLG
- a CDS encoding efflux RND transporter permease subunit, which gives rise to MNSLIDAAFSRGRAVMILLGMILAFGAVAYVSIPKEANPEVPLPLVYVSTTLDGISPSDAERLLIEPMEAEFGAIEGLEKMSAEATEGFASVQLEFAAGGDIDEALDKVREAADTVQSDLPEDATTLNVTEINTALFPIITAVLSGPLPERTLNDIAEAVQDKLEALPGVLEVDIGGAREEFLEVLIDPTVFQTYNLSFESLTSQLQRNNQLIAAGAIETGGGRIVLKVPGLIEDLEDVMDMPVKVDGTTVVTFGDVATVRRTFEDPTGYARIDGQPSLALEVTKRSGANIIDTVAATKEVIDEMSADWPDSLRVTYLQDQSEQVKTLLSDLEANVMAAIMLVMIVIVFALGFRSAILVGLSIPGAFLAGVAIIWAMGYTMNIVVLFALILVVGMLVDGAIVTVELADRRLQEGDSPKAAYAHAAKRMAWPIIASTATTLSVFFPLLFWTGLIGQFMKYLPITVILTLGASLFMALIFIPVLGGMIGRNQPQTARAKAALHAAERGDPRQIGGLTGAYVRLLERAILRPWTTIVLALALLLGGFALYGQFGRGISFFPSVEPEFMQVQVRARDNLSIYERDDLVRKVEDRLVGTEGIESVYARSTMSAGGGEEDVIGTLQLDLVDWQERRTADEIGAEIRDKMADIAGIDVQVETESGGPSSGKPVNLRVSASDTSEQSASVDAVLAAMERVGGFTDVTDTRPLPGVEVAINVDRAEAARFGADVSLLGQAVQLLTQGITVTDYRPPDADGELDVRVRFPNDSRSLSELTNLRVPTSAGLVPISNFVTFEPVERVGVIRRIDEKRVTTIEANVAPGLLVNDQVTALRAELDRAELPESASYDFAGEAEDQQESMIFLALAFVAAIVLMFLILVVQFNSIYQSAVVMSAIVFSIGGVLLGLVVTGRPFGIVMGGVGVIALAGIVVNNNIVLIDAYNDLRRTGLSPLEAALRTGAQRLRPVVLTSVTTALGLMPMVLGMNINFIDREIVFGAPSTQYWTELSSAIAGGLVIATVLTLVVTPAMLMLREKPGRRALGTQAPQPAG
- a CDS encoding efflux RND transporter periplasmic adaptor subunit, translated to MTDRPDAAPRGPALQFETDRGSSRPFWIAIALVGALVAWMGSGFLFPGAEPKNEAAAKEPLPPSVRVRPSQAEPVTLSYRAEGQALPDRDTEVIAETAGTVIEVPFSKGDRVEPGDILARLDATRAEAAFAQAKEQRTNARREFDNAAQLFERGVATNDRLSDARAALAVAEADVASAEEAIGNLVVEAPFAGRIEALPASEGEYVQAGATISRIVDNDPLTVAIQVPQQALSRIREGQSAEVSFITGQTREGRVSFVGAAAAAETRTFLTEIEVANPGGEVPAGISAQVTIPTGEAKAHRVVPSIISLDEAGQIGLKTVEDGRVVFHPVQIVKTEIDSVWVTGLDDEATLITLGQGFVRDGEDVRAEREEGTGQGSAATAALPLDVAEDTP
- a CDS encoding TetR/AcrR family transcriptional regulator — protein: MTAKRSRMTAGDRRTAILDVAAELLSTHPWEEVTVALLLEGAGISKGGFYHHFTSKEDVLEALLLRFTDACTAAGQAVHERSPGGAVARFTAYLGGTTRWELDHAEKIMAVIRIAMMAGNESIFLKLEEESRQRATPLLRRLVADGVRERAFDVIDIDMTVSLLQHTWRMRWVVLAQARQLCVEGDVAGGWAMLEDRLSLEERMTNRLLGCSAVAPVRMPESEEFRGFLTSG
- the fdhD gene encoding formate dehydrogenase accessory sulfurtransferase FdhD, which translates into the protein MSLHQSLTGEGPALPPQIGEAPVALTCDGSTLAVMMATPDDLEDFALGFMLTEGILHHRSELRDLEILHHPNGFEARMWLAPEASHRVMKRQRATIGPVGCGLCGIDSLAKVARDLPTLPDGPCFDPDELAAAPERLRAHQPLHDRTRACHAAGFLLPGRGIVLAREDVGRHNALDKLAGALCRGDLNPAEGAVIISSRVSTEMVQKTIAIGATALVAPSAATDYALRIALDAGLTLVARGTGRTLCCLSGSRRLLAR